In the genome of Panthera uncia isolate 11264 chromosome B3 unlocalized genomic scaffold, Puncia_PCG_1.0 HiC_scaffold_1, whole genome shotgun sequence, one region contains:
- the LOC125910173 gene encoding cytochrome P450 1A2, giving the protein MAISPTATELLLASFAFCLLFWVVRAWQPRVPKGLKSPPGPWGWPLLGHVLTLGKNPHLVLARLSQRYGDVLQIRIGSTPVLVLSGLDTIRQALVQQGDDFKGRPNLYSFRLVTDGHSMAFSPDSGPVWAARRRLAQSALNTFSIASDPASASSCYLEDHVSKEAEALISRLQEQMAEVGSFDPHSQVVLSVANVIGAMCFGQHFPQDSEEKLSLIHSSNTFVENASSGNPVDFFPIFQYIPTPGLQRFKAFNQKLVQFLQKIIQEHYQDFDELVSSQNNIQDITGALLKHCKKGSRANGGRIPHEKIVSLINDIFGAGFDTVTTAISWSLMYLVTNPEKQRKIQEELDTVVGRARWPRLSDRLQLPYLEASILEIFRHSSFIPFTVPHSTTRDTTLNGFYIPEKHLVFINQWQVNHDQKVWGDPFEFRPERFLTADGTAINKILSEKVMIFGLGKRRCIGEVLAKWEVFLFLAILLQQLEFSVPAGVKVDLTPIYGLIMKHVRCEHVQAWPRFSIK; this is encoded by the exons ATGGCAATATCCCCAACGGCCACAGAGCTTCTCCTGGCCTCCTTTGCCTTCTGCCTGCTGTTCTGGGTGGTCAGGGCCTGGCAGCCTCGGGTTCCCAAAGGCCTGAAGAGTCCaccagggccctggggctggcCTCTGCTCGGGCACGTGCTGACCTTGGGGAAGAACCCACATCTGGTGCTGGCAAGGCTGAGCCAGCGTTACGGGGACGTGCTGCAAATCCGCATCGGCTCCACACCCGTGCTGGTGCTCAGTGGCCTGGACACCATCCGGCAGGCCCTGGTGCAGCAGGGTGATGACTTCAAGGGCCGGCCCAACCTCTACAGCTTCAGGCTGGTCACTGATGGCCACAGCATGGCCTTCAGCCCAGACTCTGGACCGGTGTGGGCCGCCCGCAGGCGCCTGGCCCAGAGCGCTCTCAACACCTTCTCCATTGCCTCAGACCCGGCTTCCGCATCCTCCTGCTATCTGGAAGACCATGTGAGCAAGGAGGCCGAGGCCCTCATCAGCAGGTTGCAGGAACAGATGGCAGAGGTCGGGAGCTTCGATCCCCATAGCCAAGTGGTGCTGTCAGTGGCCAATGTCATTGGTGCCATGTGCTTTGGGCAGCACTTTCCTCAGGACAGTGAGGAAAAGCTCAGCCTCATACACAGCAGCAATACATTCGTGGAGAATGCGTCCTCTGGGAACCCTGTGGACTTCTTCCCCATCTTTCAATATATCCCCACCCCTGGCCTGCAGAGATTCAAGGCCTTCAACCAGAAGTTGGTACAGTTCCTGCAGAAAATTATCCAGGAGCACTACCAGGACTTTGACGAG CTTGTGTCCTCACAGAACAACATCCAGGACATCACAGGCGCCCTGTTGAAGCACTGTAAGAAGGGCTCCAGAGCTAATGGTGGCCGCATCCCTCACGAGAAGATTGTCAGCCTTATCAACGACATTTTTGGGGCCG GATTTGACACTGTCACAACAGCCATCTCCTGGAGCCTTATGTACCTTGTGACAAAtcctgagaaacagagaaagatccAGGAGGAGCTGG ACACAGTGGTTGGCAGGGCACGGTGGCCCCGGTTGTCTGACAGACTCCAGCTGCCCTACCTGGAGGCCTCCATCTTGGAGATCTTCCGACACTCCTCCTTCATCCCCTTCACTGTCCCCCACAG caCAACAAGGGACACGACACTGAATGGCTTCTACATCCCAGAGAAACACCTTGTCTTCATAAACCAGTGGCAGGTCAATCATGACCA AAAGGTGTGGGGAGATCCATTTGAGTTCCGGCCAGAGCGATTCCTCACTGCTGATGGCACTGCCATCAACAAGATCTTAAGCGAGAAGGTGATGATCTTTGGCCTGGGCAAGCGCCGGTGTATAGGGGAGGTCCTGGCCAAGTGGGAGGTCTTCCTCTTCCTAGCCATCTTGCTGCAGCAGCTGGAGTTCAGCGTGCCAGCGGGTGTGAAAGTAGACCTAACTCCCATCTATGGACTGATCATGAAGCACGTCCGCTGTGAGCACGTCCAGGCCTGGCCACGTTTCTCCATCAAGTGA